The proteins below are encoded in one region of Maribacter aestuarii:
- a CDS encoding tetratricopeptide repeat protein produces MALESNERPDQPITKFESMLKTDDVYFFDAEDFEDIIHHYLNNGKVSLAKKGIKIGLQQHPGSIELRLLKVEVMVFENDLSGAELLLNELQLLDAHNEEIYIQRANIYSKKDNHEGAIELLQKALNLSTNSFDIYSLLGMEYLFMDDFKLAKESFMRCVDFDDQDYSSLYNVVYCFEFLEDYDGAILYLNEYLERNPYCEVAWHQLGKQYYLKEMYVEALAAFDFAIISDDSFIGAYFEKGKVLEKLGKYEEAIENYETTISIEDPTSHAFLRIGKCYEKLKNSEMARYYFYQTVHEDPLLDKGWLAITNLHFGKKNFDKALHYINKALNIDGENPLYWKKCANIHMALNNYDQADFSFKQVVELGNYELDTWLQWADAVHINGDTVGALQILAQGREFYPKNHKIAYKTVGYHMHLNDDINARIALLDALRLDKKHKHLSFFNSQFPEYRDSEWIKAILADYKKAS; encoded by the coding sequence ATGGCGTTAGAATCTAACGAAAGACCAGACCAGCCCATTACCAAGTTCGAATCAATGTTAAAGACCGATGATGTCTACTTCTTTGATGCCGAGGACTTTGAGGACATCATCCATCATTATCTAAATAACGGTAAAGTCTCTTTAGCCAAGAAAGGTATTAAAATAGGGTTACAGCAACATCCTGGTTCTATAGAATTAAGGCTATTAAAGGTGGAGGTGATGGTTTTTGAAAATGACCTTTCCGGCGCCGAGCTTCTTTTGAACGAGCTACAACTTCTAGACGCCCATAACGAAGAAATCTATATTCAAAGAGCCAATATCTATTCAAAAAAGGATAATCATGAAGGGGCCATAGAACTGCTTCAAAAAGCACTTAACCTTTCCACTAACAGTTTTGATATTTATTCCCTCTTAGGTATGGAATATCTTTTTATGGACGATTTTAAACTAGCCAAGGAAAGTTTTATGCGCTGTGTCGATTTTGATGACCAGGATTACTCATCGCTTTACAATGTAGTTTACTGTTTCGAATTCTTGGAAGATTATGACGGTGCTATTTTATACCTTAATGAATACTTGGAACGTAACCCCTATTGTGAAGTGGCGTGGCACCAATTGGGGAAACAATATTATCTTAAAGAAATGTATGTTGAAGCTTTGGCTGCATTTGATTTCGCCATTATCTCCGACGATTCTTTTATAGGTGCGTATTTTGAAAAAGGTAAGGTCTTGGAGAAACTTGGAAAGTATGAGGAGGCCATTGAAAACTACGAGACTACCATTAGCATTGAGGATCCTACTTCCCATGCCTTTTTAAGGATTGGAAAGTGTTATGAAAAACTAAAGAACAGTGAAATGGCGCGGTATTACTTTTACCAAACTGTTCACGAAGACCCATTATTGGACAAAGGCTGGCTTGCCATCACAAATCTCCACTTTGGCAAAAAGAATTTTGATAAGGCATTACATTATATCAACAAGGCATTGAATATAGATGGAGAGAATCCGCTTTATTGGAAAAAATGTGCCAATATCCATATGGCCTTGAATAACTATGACCAGGCAGATTTTTCGTTCAAGCAGGTCGTGGAACTAGGCAACTATGAATTGGATACTTGGTTACAATGGGCGGATGCGGTGCATATAAATGGTGATACCGTGGGAGCCCTTCAGATACTTGCCCAAGGCCGAGAGTTCTATCCGAAAAACCATAAAATAGCCTACAAAACTGTAGGTTATCATATGCATTTAAATGATGACATCAACGCACGTATTGCTTTATTAGATGCGCTTAGATTGGACAAAAAACACAAACACTTATCTTTCTTCAACAGTCAATTTCCAGAATACCGTGATTCCGAATGGATAAAAGCTATATTAGCCGACTACAAAAAAGCTTCTTGA
- a CDS encoding aspartate aminotransferase family protein, which produces MNKDFLKYQAQTTPHPLGMQISHAKGSYIYDTSGNAHLDFVAGVSACSLGHCHPKVVEAISEQVQKYMHVMVYGEYVQSPAVAYTKLLAEQLPRPLKTTYLVNSGTEAIEGALKLARRYTGRTEIIAAHNAYHGNTMGSLSLMGFEDRKSVFRPLLPDVAFIHFNIEQELQRITEKTACVVLETIQGGAGFILPKNGYLKKVRERCNNVGALLILDEIQPGFGRTGTLFAFRHYDCIPDILVMGKGMASGLPVGAFTSSSKIMGALQDKPKLGHITTFGGNPVIAAACLATMKELLNSDLIPATLAKEELFRNLLVHPKIKEIRGKGLMLALILENDVEVNHLVMQAKEKNLILFWLLFEPKAVRISPPLTISNQEIEQGCAIILDILNGPLQ; this is translated from the coding sequence ATGAATAAAGACTTTCTGAAATATCAGGCTCAGACTACCCCCCACCCTTTGGGTATGCAAATTTCCCATGCAAAAGGGAGTTATATCTATGACACCAGCGGTAATGCACATCTTGATTTCGTGGCCGGAGTTTCCGCTTGTAGCCTTGGACATTGCCATCCGAAGGTGGTAGAGGCGATATCGGAACAAGTTCAGAAATATATGCACGTTATGGTCTATGGCGAGTATGTACAATCCCCAGCCGTTGCTTATACCAAACTATTGGCGGAACAATTACCACGTCCCTTGAAAACGACATATTTGGTCAATTCTGGAACTGAGGCCATAGAAGGAGCCCTAAAACTTGCGCGGCGTTATACCGGTAGGACTGAAATCATTGCTGCGCATAACGCCTATCATGGAAATACTATGGGAAGCCTTAGCCTCATGGGTTTTGAAGACCGAAAAAGTGTTTTTAGGCCTTTACTGCCCGATGTTGCCTTTATTCATTTCAATATAGAACAAGAATTGCAACGAATTACGGAGAAAACGGCATGCGTCGTATTAGAAACGATACAAGGAGGAGCAGGATTTATATTACCCAAAAACGGATACTTGAAAAAAGTAAGGGAGCGTTGCAACAATGTAGGAGCTTTACTGATTTTGGATGAAATACAACCAGGATTCGGCCGTACGGGCACCTTGTTCGCTTTTAGACATTATGATTGTATTCCAGATATTTTAGTGATGGGTAAGGGTATGGCTTCAGGCCTACCTGTAGGTGCATTTACATCAAGCTCCAAAATTATGGGCGCTCTTCAAGACAAACCCAAATTAGGACATATTACTACTTTCGGTGGGAATCCGGTTATCGCAGCTGCCTGTCTCGCTACGATGAAGGAACTACTTAACTCCGATTTAATACCGGCCACCTTAGCAAAAGAAGAGCTTTTTCGTAATTTATTGGTGCATCCAAAAATTAAGGAAATAAGGGGCAAAGGTTTAATGCTTGCCCTTATTCTCGAAAATGACGTGGAAGTCAATCATTTGGTCATGCAGGCCAAGGAAAAAAACCTGATACTTTTTTGGTTATTATTTGAACCCAAGGCCGTAAGAATCTCCCCTCCCCTAACCATCTCCAACCAGGAAATTGAACAAGGTTGTGCCATAATTCTGGATATTTTAAATGGCCCGTTACAATAA
- a CDS encoding DUF368 domain-containing protein — MNKPRTFIDKLFLVIKGLCMGAANKVPGVSGGIVAFVGGFYEEFIYSLQKINAKAFKLIIAGRFKSFYRYVNGSFLTLLIFGMLVSYFSVSKVLDYFLEEKELYVWSTFFGMILGSIYYIAKDFENWTKRTVSAAIIGLLVGVAISFLSPAKENDNLLFIFLCGMISVSGMTLPGLSGSFILILLGNYVLLLVDSVNALYDTLAEIVQGNFSFVNNSIRLRTLKILVVFTLGSATGLVTLSHILSYVLKHYKHLSTAVILGFITGSLGVVWPWKKTIFKTDMDGTLYLDSNGKAIIVNYERFLPNLENFETWWALFFILFGISILLLLDWYGKNRKRMV, encoded by the coding sequence ATGAATAAACCCAGAACCTTTATTGATAAGTTATTTTTAGTTATCAAGGGACTTTGCATGGGTGCTGCGAATAAAGTTCCAGGGGTATCTGGTGGAATTGTAGCATTTGTTGGTGGATTTTACGAAGAATTTATCTACTCGCTTCAAAAAATTAACGCTAAGGCTTTCAAGCTTATTATTGCGGGTAGGTTTAAGAGCTTTTACCGCTATGTGAACGGTTCGTTCCTAACCCTCTTGATTTTTGGGATGTTGGTCAGTTATTTTAGTGTGTCCAAGGTCTTGGACTACTTTCTCGAAGAAAAAGAGCTTTATGTCTGGTCCACTTTTTTTGGAATGATTCTCGGTTCAATTTATTATATCGCCAAAGATTTCGAGAATTGGACCAAAAGAACGGTATCCGCTGCAATTATTGGCCTGCTGGTAGGAGTTGCAATTAGCTTTTTGAGTCCTGCAAAAGAGAACGACAACTTGTTGTTCATATTTCTTTGTGGTATGATTAGTGTATCCGGGATGACGCTTCCCGGTCTTTCAGGCTCATTCATTCTTATACTATTGGGTAATTATGTCCTATTGCTAGTGGACAGCGTAAATGCGCTTTATGATACCCTTGCGGAAATTGTACAGGGTAACTTTAGTTTTGTGAACAATTCGATACGTTTACGCACCCTTAAAATATTAGTTGTTTTCACCTTAGGCTCTGCGACCGGTCTCGTTACGCTTTCCCATATCCTTAGCTACGTACTTAAACACTACAAGCATTTATCCACCGCAGTAATCCTCGGTTTTATAACAGGTTCTTTGGGAGTAGTTTGGCCGTGGAAAAAAACTATATTCAAAACGGATATGGATGGTACCTTGTATTTGGATTCTAATGGAAAGGCAATCATCGTCAATTATGAGCGTTTTCTCCCTAATTTAGAAAACTTTGAAACGTGGTGGGCCCTTTTCTTTATTTTATTCGGAATAAGCATCTTGTTACTTTTAGATTGGTATGGAAAAAACAGAAAACGAATGGTTTAG
- a CDS encoding shikimate dehydrogenase family protein: MEKTENEWFRFGLIGKNISYSFSRGYFAQKFEALNMQQHVYENFDLKEITEFPSLMKNNAEIKGLNVTIPYKELIIPYLDELRDSAKKIGAVNTIKVEDGKLIGFNTDAYGFEKSLAPYLKEHHKKALILGTGGASKAIAYVLTNLNIPFKFVSRTGRNNGYTYDDLDADILNEHKIIINCSPVGTFPDVTEKPAIPYTAIGNRHLLFDLIYNPKKTAFLLKGEEQGATVLNGLKMLELQAEKAWEIWNE, encoded by the coding sequence ATGGAAAAAACAGAAAACGAATGGTTTAGGTTCGGGTTGATTGGAAAGAATATTTCCTATTCGTTTTCAAGGGGTTATTTTGCTCAGAAATTCGAAGCTTTGAACATGCAGCAGCATGTTTACGAAAATTTTGATTTGAAAGAAATAACGGAGTTTCCAAGTTTGATGAAGAACAATGCTGAGATCAAGGGACTCAATGTAACCATTCCTTACAAAGAGCTGATTATACCTTACCTGGATGAATTGCGGGATTCCGCAAAGAAAATTGGAGCGGTAAATACGATTAAAGTAGAAGATGGAAAACTAATTGGTTTTAATACCGATGCCTATGGTTTTGAAAAATCCTTAGCCCCTTATCTTAAGGAACATCATAAGAAAGCTCTCATTTTAGGTACGGGAGGTGCATCAAAAGCGATAGCCTACGTATTGACTAATTTGAATATTCCATTCAAATTTGTATCCAGAACCGGAAGGAACAATGGCTATACCTATGATGATTTGGATGCTGATATACTCAATGAGCATAAAATCATCATTAACTGTTCACCCGTAGGAACCTTTCCTGACGTAACAGAAAAACCTGCTATTCCCTATACCGCTATCGGTAATCGTCATTTACTATTCGATTTAATCTACAACCCTAAGAAAACTGCTTTTTTGTTAAAAGGAGAAGAACAAGGAGCAACAGTTCTTAACGGATTGAAAATGCTAGAATTACAAGCGGAAAAGGCATGGGAAATTTGGAACGAGTAG
- a CDS encoding cell division protein ZapA, producing the protein MSEKLKIKLSIADRVYPLTIDPDQEEGLRKAAKNIEQLAKKFVQNYAVRDKQDVLAMCALQFASKIEQKGIEQTEGTKEVEDRLRALSELVNSKISF; encoded by the coding sequence ATGTCAGAAAAGCTCAAAATAAAGCTTTCCATTGCGGATAGGGTATATCCTTTGACGATTGATCCCGATCAAGAGGAAGGTTTACGGAAAGCAGCCAAAAACATTGAACAGTTGGCCAAGAAATTTGTGCAGAACTATGCCGTTAGGGATAAGCAAGATGTTTTGGCCATGTGCGCGTTACAGTTTGCGTCCAAAATTGAGCAGAAAGGCATAGAGCAGACAGAAGGAACTAAAGAGGTAGAGGACCGTTTGCGGGCCTTAAGCGAACTTGTGAATTCTAAAATTAGCTTTTAA
- a CDS encoding DUF349 domain-containing protein translates to MPEDNEQQLPKIEAEENNTSTAKNEKDVLEKTGEEITVEGEKSPESINAEKRDKIKIEVPEKTSEPLTKEDDHVVEKEAQTGEKSADADTESISQDNALDEIDESNAEDAEDKDTEKRHQIPLLDYHAMSMENLVGELQKLVRNEKVQAIKKHVDGIKEEFNLKFQEFIDGKKEDFVANGGNEIDFRYNSVTKRQFNEVYSDYREKRNQYYKNLEKSHKENLAYRLELIESLKGLVNVEEDINTTYKNFKDIQEKWREAGPIPKNEYNNVWRTYHHHIEIFYDFLHLNRELRDLDFKHNLEEKQKIVDRAETLAVEPDLNKAFRELQVLHKIWKEDIGPVGKEHREAIWNRFSAATKAIHERRQEYFKNLDKLSEQNLERKNEIINEILELSKNVSDNHRALQGQIKQLEALRESFFKAGKVPQKDNERTWTSFKDAVRTFNKNKNAFYKNLKKSQQENLDKKRALLEIAVSLKDSEDFDTATSEMKRIQSEWKKIGHVPRKYSDKLWKEFKAACNHYFDRIQKTKNSAFKEEQENLKHKEEIMLRLKEFQLSGKKEQDLQTIKAFIGEWKKYGHVPFKKKSINQKFNKIVDALFQKMDITQQESELLKYGNKIQQLKENDNQERAIQNERSFIRKKIEESKNEIRQLENNLQFFSNASEDNPIVQDVIKKVEGHKEALESWKAKLKKLNILKNNLSKEAEEDTSSEEE, encoded by the coding sequence ATGCCTGAAGATAACGAACAACAACTGCCAAAAATAGAGGCAGAAGAAAATAACACGTCAACTGCCAAAAACGAAAAAGATGTTTTGGAGAAAACCGGCGAGGAAATAACCGTTGAAGGAGAAAAATCGCCTGAATCGATAAATGCGGAAAAAAGGGACAAGATAAAAATTGAAGTACCAGAAAAAACGAGCGAACCACTTACGAAAGAGGATGACCATGTTGTAGAAAAGGAAGCACAAACTGGCGAAAAGTCTGCAGATGCCGACACTGAATCCATAAGTCAGGACAACGCACTAGATGAAATAGACGAAAGCAACGCCGAGGACGCAGAGGATAAGGACACGGAGAAGAGACATCAGATACCTTTGTTGGACTACCATGCCATGAGCATGGAAAATTTGGTAGGAGAACTGCAAAAGCTGGTACGTAATGAAAAAGTACAGGCCATAAAAAAGCATGTTGATGGCATCAAGGAAGAGTTCAACCTAAAATTTCAGGAATTCATTGATGGTAAAAAGGAAGATTTTGTTGCCAATGGTGGAAACGAAATTGATTTTAGGTACAATTCCGTCACCAAAAGACAATTCAATGAAGTCTACAGCGATTACAGGGAAAAACGAAATCAGTATTATAAAAATCTAGAGAAAAGCCACAAAGAAAATTTGGCCTATCGGTTGGAACTCATAGAAAGTCTTAAAGGTTTGGTAAACGTTGAAGAGGATATCAACACAACCTATAAGAATTTTAAGGATATTCAGGAAAAATGGCGTGAAGCCGGACCAATCCCAAAGAATGAATACAACAACGTTTGGCGTACCTATCATCACCATATCGAAATCTTCTATGATTTCCTTCACCTCAACCGAGAGCTACGAGATTTAGATTTTAAGCACAATCTGGAGGAAAAACAGAAAATAGTGGATCGTGCCGAAACGTTGGCCGTAGAACCGGATTTGAACAAGGCATTTAGAGAACTACAGGTACTTCATAAAATTTGGAAAGAGGATATTGGACCCGTAGGGAAAGAACATAGAGAAGCGATTTGGAACCGCTTTAGTGCAGCTACTAAAGCCATACACGAAAGAAGACAAGAATATTTTAAAAACCTCGATAAACTTAGTGAACAAAATCTTGAACGGAAGAATGAGATTATAAATGAAATATTAGAGCTGTCCAAAAATGTTTCTGATAACCATAGAGCCTTGCAGGGTCAGATTAAACAACTGGAGGCACTTAGGGAGTCCTTTTTTAAAGCGGGCAAAGTTCCCCAAAAGGATAACGAAAGGACCTGGACTTCTTTCAAGGATGCGGTAAGGACATTTAATAAGAATAAAAATGCATTCTACAAAAATTTAAAAAAATCACAGCAGGAGAATCTGGATAAGAAAAGGGCTTTATTAGAAATTGCCGTTTCGCTGAAGGATAGTGAGGATTTTGACACGGCTACCTCCGAAATGAAGCGAATTCAGAGTGAATGGAAAAAAATAGGACATGTGCCTAGAAAGTATTCCGATAAACTTTGGAAGGAATTTAAGGCTGCCTGCAACCATTATTTTGATAGGATACAGAAAACCAAAAACAGTGCTTTTAAAGAGGAACAGGAAAACCTTAAGCATAAAGAAGAAATTATGCTGCGGTTGAAGGAATTTCAGCTGAGCGGAAAAAAAGAACAGGACCTACAAACGATTAAAGCGTTTATAGGGGAATGGAAAAAATATGGACATGTACCCTTCAAGAAAAAAAGCATCAATCAAAAATTCAACAAAATTGTTGATGCACTTTTCCAGAAAATGGATATCACGCAACAAGAATCGGAGTTGTTGAAATATGGGAACAAAATCCAGCAACTTAAAGAAAATGATAATCAGGAGCGTGCCATACAAAATGAGCGTAGTTTTATCCGAAAGAAGATCGAAGAAAGTAAAAATGAAATCCGTCAACTGGAAAATAACCTACAGTTCTTTTCCAATGCTTCCGAGGACAACCCTATTGTGCAAGATGTCATAAAAAAAGTTGAGGGTCATAAAGAAGCGTTGGAGTCTTGGAAAGCAAAACTGAAAAAGTTGAATATTTTAAAGAATAATCTTTCGAAGGAAGCCGAGGAAGATACCAGCTCAGAAGAGGAATGA
- the rny gene encoding ribonuclease Y, translating into MDSTIMIIAGIVGLAIGFAIAKFMEKGKASKTIANAKREATRILKEANVEGESIKKDKILQAKEKFLELKAEHEKVIIGKDKKINEAEKRTRDKESQVSGELSRNKQLNASLEGKLKEVEHRKEFYEKKQAELEKLHKSQVQQLEVISGLSADDAKNQLTESLKETAKSDAMGYIQSTVEEAKLTAQQEARKIVINTIQRIGTEEAVENCVSVFNIESDDVKGRIIGREGRNIRALEAATGVEIIVDDTPEAIILSCFDSVRREVARLSLHKLVTDGRIHPARIEEIVKKTEKQIEGEIVEIGKRTVIDLGIHGLHPELIKAVGRMKYRSSYGQNLLQHSREVAKLCGVMASELGLNPKIAKRAGLLHDIGKVPNTEAEVETPHAILGMQWAEKYGEKPEVCNAIGAHHDEIEMKTLISPIVQVCDAISGARPGARRQVLDSYIQRLKDLEEIAFGFGGVQKAYAIQAGRELRVIVESEKVSDDKAAELSFEISQKIQTDMTYPGQVKVTVIRETRAVNVAK; encoded by the coding sequence ATGGATAGTACAATAATGATAATAGCCGGTATAGTTGGTCTGGCAATAGGTTTTGCAATTGCCAAGTTCATGGAAAAGGGTAAAGCATCTAAGACCATAGCCAATGCAAAGCGGGAGGCCACAAGGATTTTAAAGGAGGCGAACGTTGAGGGCGAGAGTATTAAAAAGGATAAGATACTCCAGGCAAAGGAAAAGTTTTTGGAGCTCAAAGCGGAGCACGAAAAAGTAATCATAGGGAAAGACAAAAAAATAAACGAGGCTGAAAAGCGGACTCGGGACAAGGAATCTCAGGTAAGCGGAGAGCTTTCACGCAATAAACAATTGAATGCCAGTTTGGAAGGAAAGCTTAAGGAAGTGGAGCACCGAAAGGAGTTTTATGAAAAGAAGCAGGCAGAGCTTGAAAAGCTTCATAAAAGCCAGGTACAGCAATTGGAAGTCATATCCGGTTTATCGGCGGACGATGCCAAGAACCAGCTTACGGAAAGTCTGAAGGAAACTGCCAAGTCAGATGCCATGGGTTACATACAGTCCACTGTAGAAGAGGCGAAACTTACCGCCCAACAGGAGGCTCGTAAAATCGTGATCAACACCATTCAACGCATAGGAACCGAAGAAGCGGTGGAAAACTGTGTTTCTGTGTTTAACATTGAATCTGATGATGTTAAAGGTCGCATTATTGGCAGGGAAGGTCGAAATATTAGAGCTTTGGAGGCGGCCACAGGGGTGGAAATAATTGTTGATGATACCCCTGAAGCCATCATACTTTCTTGTTTTGATTCCGTAAGGCGCGAGGTAGCACGTTTATCATTGCACAAGTTAGTTACGGACGGTAGAATACACCCAGCTCGAATAGAAGAAATCGTAAAGAAGACAGAGAAGCAGATTGAAGGGGAAATCGTAGAGATTGGAAAGCGGACTGTAATTGATTTAGGAATTCATGGTTTACATCCAGAACTAATTAAGGCGGTAGGTCGTATGAAGTATCGTTCCTCATACGGACAAAACCTTTTACAGCACTCGAGAGAGGTGGCGAAATTATGTGGAGTTATGGCTTCCGAACTGGGTCTGAACCCGAAGATTGCCAAACGCGCGGGATTACTTCATGATATTGGAAAAGTGCCTAATACCGAGGCTGAGGTAGAAACGCCACATGCTATATTAGGTATGCAATGGGCAGAAAAATACGGCGAAAAACCGGAAGTATGCAATGCCATTGGAGCCCACCACGATGAGATAGAAATGAAAACTTTAATATCGCCCATCGTGCAGGTATGTGATGCCATTAGTGGTGCGCGACCCGGAGCGAGAAGGCAGGTTTTGGATTCTTATATACAACGACTAAAAGACCTAGAGGAAATTGCATTTGGCTTTGGGGGTGTTCAGAAAGCGTATGCCATCCAGGCCGGACGCGAGCTTAGGGTTATTGTGGAGAGCGAAAAGGTGAGTGATGATAAGGCAGCCGAACTCTCCTTTGAAATATCCCAAAAAATACAGACGGACATGACCTATCCGGGTCAGGTTAAGGTTACCGTTATACGTGAGACCAGAGCGGTCAATGTTGCCAAATAG
- a CDS encoding DUF368 domain-containing protein: protein MNTRKIKDYVFITLKGVAMGAADVVPGVSGGTIAFISGIYEELITSINNINLGLFKSLKTDGFSGFWKVANGNFLLALFIGIFISLFSLATLVSWLLENEPILLWSFFFGLVTASVFFVGKEITKWNLSAIIAVILGVLIAFYITTLPPNRNIDSLPFMFLSGALAVCAMILPGISGAFILVLLGSYKTILDAVHEKDFKVIVTVAFGAIFGLLSFARLLKWMFSNYKNLTLALLTGFIVGSLNKIWPWKRVLETKVFGEKIIIIDTNTSPFNYEGDPQILYAIIAALVGFSLIFILEKSASKK, encoded by the coding sequence ATGAATACCAGAAAAATTAAGGATTATGTTTTTATAACACTAAAAGGTGTTGCTATGGGTGCCGCGGATGTTGTTCCTGGTGTGTCCGGAGGGACCATTGCGTTTATCTCAGGTATCTATGAAGAATTGATTACATCAATAAACAATATAAACCTAGGCCTTTTTAAATCATTAAAAACCGATGGTTTTAGCGGATTTTGGAAAGTGGCCAACGGTAATTTTCTATTGGCTTTGTTTATAGGCATTTTCATAAGTCTTTTCTCATTGGCTACTCTGGTGAGTTGGTTATTGGAAAATGAACCTATTCTTTTATGGTCCTTCTTTTTTGGACTGGTAACGGCCAGTGTTTTCTTTGTTGGTAAAGAAATTACCAAATGGAACCTAAGCGCTATAATTGCCGTTATCCTTGGTGTGCTTATAGCTTTTTATATTACCACCTTACCTCCTAACCGGAATATTGATAGTCTTCCCTTTATGTTCCTATCTGGCGCGTTGGCTGTTTGCGCCATGATTTTACCCGGAATATCAGGTGCTTTTATTTTGGTGCTGTTAGGCTCTTATAAAACCATCCTGGATGCTGTTCATGAAAAGGATTTTAAAGTAATCGTCACAGTTGCCTTTGGGGCTATTTTTGGTCTTTTAAGTTTTGCCCGACTTTTAAAATGGATGTTCAGCAATTACAAGAATTTGACATTGGCACTACTAACCGGTTTCATCGTCGGATCTTTAAATAAAATCTGGCCTTGGAAAAGGGTCTTGGAAACTAAGGTTTTTGGTGAGAAAATAATCATCATCGATACCAACACCTCACCGTTCAATTATGAAGGTGATCCTCAAATATTGTATGCCATTATAGCAGCGCTCGTAGGTTTTTCCCTTATTTTTATCTTGGAAAAATCAGCTTCAAAAAAGTAA